Proteins encoded in a region of the Haloglomus salinum genome:
- a CDS encoding amino acid ABC transporter permease, which produces MSTETADEPGSSATTRGTVGVELGRRPLFYAVLGPFWAWLVVRWVYDWVVVPGTNVTSRETFFPTQPFVSAGEALRQAAAPGPLAGLLDWLAGGLDFIAFGIEALPQLAAGAWVTIVLTVVSILAGLVLAVPLSVARVYGNRVARYPALAATELIRGTPLLAQLFVLYFGLGLTQYVREVPGVGVGVLPDTAVMVALIGFTINSAAYQSEYIRSALLSVDSGQLTAGRAIGLSKVDAIRHVVLPQGLRFAIPGWSNELVYLIKYSSLASFITVRELFFRAEAIGNDTYLYVQIYTAAALFYIALVVSASAFMSYVEGRVAIPGLGTKGRR; this is translated from the coding sequence ATGAGCACCGAGACCGCCGACGAGCCGGGGAGTTCGGCGACCACACGCGGCACCGTCGGTGTCGAACTCGGCCGGCGACCGCTGTTCTACGCCGTGCTGGGCCCGTTCTGGGCCTGGCTCGTCGTCCGGTGGGTGTACGACTGGGTAGTCGTCCCGGGGACGAACGTGACCTCGCGGGAGACGTTCTTCCCGACCCAGCCGTTCGTGTCGGCGGGCGAGGCCCTCCGGCAGGCGGCCGCGCCGGGCCCTCTCGCGGGCCTGCTGGACTGGCTTGCGGGCGGACTGGACTTCATCGCCTTCGGTATCGAGGCGCTCCCGCAACTCGCAGCCGGTGCCTGGGTCACCATCGTCCTCACCGTCGTCTCTATCCTCGCAGGGCTGGTGCTGGCGGTGCCGCTGAGCGTGGCCCGGGTCTACGGTAATCGCGTGGCCCGGTATCCCGCACTCGCGGCGACGGAACTCATCCGTGGGACGCCACTGCTCGCACAGCTGTTCGTCCTCTACTTCGGGCTGGGGCTCACCCAGTACGTCCGGGAGGTGCCCGGCGTCGGCGTGGGCGTCCTGCCCGACACGGCGGTGATGGTCGCGCTCATCGGCTTCACCATCAACTCGGCGGCCTACCAGTCCGAGTACATCCGGTCGGCGCTGCTGTCGGTCGACTCGGGCCAGCTGACGGCCGGTCGCGCCATCGGCCTCTCGAAGGTCGACGCCATCCGGCACGTCGTCCTGCCCCAGGGGCTCCGGTTCGCCATCCCGGGCTGGTCGAACGAGCTGGTCTACCTCATCAAGTACTCCTCGCTGGCCTCGTTCATCACGGTCCGGGAGCTGTTCTTCCGGGCCGAGGCCATCGGCAACGACACCTACCTGTACGTCCAGATCTACACCGCCGCCGCGCTGTTCTACATCGCGCTGGTCGTCTCGGCGTCGGCGTTCATGAGCTACGTCGAGGGCCGCGTCGCCATCCCCGGGCTGGGGACCAAGGGCCGGCGGTAG
- a CDS encoding replication factor C large subunit has protein sequence MDWTEKYRPTTLSEVRGNDKARDQLHEWARSWDDHGEAVIIYGAPGVGKTSAAHALANDMGWSVMELNASDSRTADKIKKVAGGAAMNQSLTSTGRQLVILDEADNLHQHKDRGGARAMTDLVKSANQPIVLIANDFYEMSRGLRSACRDIEFRDVGKRSILPVLRDICRKEDIQYEDAALDRIASTNDGDLRGAIKDLQAAAEGRDRITEDDVSTSDRDRTQDIFSLLDAVLKEQSPEEALQTAYDTDETPDDLLQWVEDKVPTVYEGDEVADAYGYLAKADRWLGRVRATQNYTYWRYATDNIAAGVAAARTRDRGGWTRYGGAPYRSYRDSTRDYIAERIAESAGVSTATARREIMPFLAVMTHHCKNRELTVLMAARYELEAEHVSFVTGSGESTNKVQDIVADAEELREQEAVEHSGGAFAGGVAESEMDGEEGDDADGEDEEVAQATLGGGDDGSGDGEEEGREADAEAAEDDDQQSGLGDFM, from the coding sequence ATGGACTGGACGGAGAAGTACCGGCCCACGACGCTGTCGGAGGTCCGGGGCAACGACAAGGCCCGGGACCAGCTCCACGAGTGGGCCCGGTCGTGGGACGACCACGGCGAGGCGGTCATCATCTACGGCGCGCCCGGCGTGGGGAAGACCAGCGCCGCGCACGCGCTCGCGAACGACATGGGCTGGTCGGTGATGGAACTCAACGCCAGCGACTCGCGGACCGCTGACAAGATCAAGAAGGTGGCCGGCGGCGCGGCGATGAACCAGTCGCTCACCTCGACGGGCCGGCAACTGGTCATCCTCGACGAGGCGGACAACCTCCACCAGCACAAGGACCGCGGCGGCGCCCGCGCGATGACGGACCTCGTGAAGTCGGCCAACCAGCCCATCGTCCTCATCGCCAACGACTTCTACGAGATGTCACGCGGGTTGCGGAGCGCCTGTCGGGATATCGAGTTCCGGGACGTGGGCAAGCGCTCCATCCTCCCCGTCCTCCGGGACATCTGCCGCAAGGAGGATATCCAGTACGAGGACGCCGCGCTGGACCGTATCGCGAGCACCAACGACGGCGACCTCCGCGGGGCCATCAAGGACCTGCAGGCCGCCGCCGAGGGGCGGGACCGCATCACCGAGGACGACGTCTCGACGAGCGACCGCGACCGCACGCAGGACATCTTCTCGCTGCTCGACGCGGTGCTCAAGGAGCAGTCGCCGGAGGAGGCCCTCCAGACCGCCTACGACACGGACGAGACGCCCGACGACCTGCTCCAGTGGGTCGAGGACAAGGTCCCGACGGTGTACGAGGGCGACGAGGTGGCTGACGCGTACGGCTACCTCGCGAAGGCCGACCGCTGGCTCGGACGCGTGCGGGCGACGCAGAACTACACGTACTGGCGCTACGCGACCGACAACATCGCGGCGGGTGTCGCGGCCGCCCGTACCCGCGACCGCGGTGGCTGGACGCGCTACGGCGGCGCCCCCTATCGGTCGTACCGGGACTCGACGCGGGACTACATCGCCGAGCGCATCGCCGAGTCCGCCGGGGTGTCGACGGCGACCGCTCGGCGTGAGATCATGCCGTTCCTCGCGGTGATGACCCACCACTGCAAGAATCGCGAGTTGACGGTGTTGATGGCCGCCCGCTACGAACTGGAGGCAGAGCACGTCTCCTTCGTCACGGGCAGCGGCGAGTCGACGAACAAGGTGCAGGACATCGTGGCCGACGCAGAGGAACTGCGCGAGCAGGAGGCGGTGGAGCATTCGGGTGGCGCGTTCGCTGGTGGTGTGGCGGAGTCGGAGATGGACGGGGAGGAGGGTGACGATGCCGACGGCGAAGACGAGGAAGTCGCGCAGGCGACGCTCGGTGGCGGTGACGATGGCTCGGGCGACGGGGAGGAGGAGGGCCGCGAGGCCGACGCGGAGGCCGCGGAGGATGACGACCAGCAGTCCGGGCTAGGCGATTTCATGTAG
- a CDS encoding amino acid ABC transporter permease, with translation MTTVFASVAGRLDPGVVLQAGDWAFVLRNADFLLLGAGITVALTLTSVVLGLLAGLPAGIVEVYGSGPVAAAVNRAGVLLRGTPLLVILAFTFFVNPINVGAFEAATLGLGLRSAAYQSQIFRGAIQSVGEGQMEAARSVGMSQFEAIRHVVVPQALRRSIPGFQNEFTIVLKDTSVAFFIGLSELLTRGFNLFTQPGQSTSVLEVILAVSLVYFVLTVLTNQGLELLGRRFAIPGTGGER, from the coding sequence ATGACCACTGTGTTCGCGTCGGTCGCCGGTCGGCTCGACCCCGGCGTGGTGCTCCAGGCCGGCGACTGGGCGTTCGTGCTCAGGAACGCCGACTTCCTGCTCCTCGGCGCCGGAATCACGGTCGCGCTGACACTGACCAGCGTCGTCCTCGGCCTGCTGGCGGGGCTCCCCGCCGGCATCGTCGAGGTGTACGGCTCCGGCCCCGTCGCGGCCGCGGTGAACCGCGCGGGCGTCCTGCTCCGAGGGACCCCCCTCCTGGTCATCCTGGCGTTCACGTTCTTCGTCAACCCCATCAACGTCGGCGCGTTCGAGGCCGCGACCCTCGGGCTGGGGCTCCGCAGCGCGGCCTACCAGTCCCAGATCTTCCGTGGCGCCATCCAGAGCGTCGGCGAGGGGCAGATGGAGGCGGCCCGCTCGGTCGGGATGAGCCAGTTCGAGGCCATCCGGCACGTCGTCGTGCCACAGGCGCTCCGGCGCTCGATTCCAGGCTTCCAGAACGAGTTCACCATCGTCCTGAAGGACACCAGCGTCGCCTTCTTCATCGGCCTCTCGGAGCTGCTGACGCGGGGATTCAACCTGTTCACCCAGCCCGGCCAGTCGACGTCCGTGCTGGAGGTCATCCTCGCGGTCTCGCTGGTCTACTTCGTCCTGACCGTCCTCACCAACCAGGGGCTGGAACTGCTCGGTCGTCGCTTCGCCATCCCGGGCACGGGAGGTGAACGATGA
- a CDS encoding amino acid ABC transporter ATP-binding protein produces the protein MSDANALLEFEDVHQSYGEEKVLRGIDFEMERGDVEVVIGPSGSGKSTMLRCVNRLTEIDSGTIYLDGEPVTTPETDVNALRRRVGMVFQDFNLFAHRTALGNVTLGLREVLGHSKEEARAEAMSQLERVGLADQADSYPAELSGGQKQRVGIARALAMDPELMLFDEPTSALDPELIGEVLRVMRDLADDGMTMLCVTHEMGFAQEAASTISFLDEGTVVERGPPEQLFEDPEHERTGEFLERLTSLHGGQHG, from the coding sequence ATGAGCGACGCGAACGCGCTCCTCGAGTTCGAGGACGTCCACCAGTCCTACGGCGAGGAGAAGGTGCTCCGCGGCATCGACTTCGAGATGGAGCGTGGCGACGTGGAGGTCGTCATCGGGCCCTCGGGGAGCGGCAAGTCGACGATGCTCCGCTGTGTGAACCGCCTCACCGAGATCGATTCCGGCACCATCTACCTCGACGGTGAGCCCGTCACGACCCCGGAGACGGACGTGAACGCGCTCCGGCGTCGGGTCGGGATGGTGTTCCAGGATTTCAACCTGTTCGCCCACCGGACCGCGCTGGGCAACGTCACACTCGGGCTGCGCGAGGTGCTGGGCCACTCGAAGGAGGAGGCCCGCGCCGAGGCGATGAGCCAGCTCGAACGTGTCGGGCTGGCCGACCAGGCCGACTCCTACCCCGCTGAGCTGTCGGGCGGCCAGAAACAGCGCGTCGGCATCGCCCGCGCGCTGGCGATGGACCCGGAGCTGATGCTGTTCGACGAGCCGACGAGCGCGCTCGACCCCGAACTCATCGGCGAGGTGCTGCGCGTGATGCGTGACCTCGCCGACGACGGGATGACGATGCTGTGTGTCACCCACGAGATGGGGTTCGCACAGGAGGCGGCCTCGACCATCTCCTTCCTCGACGAGGGGACGGTCGTCGAGCGTGGACCGCCCGAGCAGCTGTTCGAGGACCCCGAGCACGAACGGACGGGTGAGTTCCTCGAACGGCTGACCAGCCTCCACGGGGGCCAGCACGGATGA
- a CDS encoding metal-dependent hydrolase — translation MPSTVVHVAFGLLVAAAVLGPYFDRRALLAVAAAVVFVDLDTVTSLALESTHRALFHTVLIPLFAATYLYAETHLGERSLVRERYGDRGVRVAWAAIAAVVVSAIGLDLTNPAGVNLLYPLHDQFYAFDGAANYSSQAGFQQSFVEIGTATPEPSGGGGGGARVDVGGQGSTRDYHVGSGIDPDKGREPKDVRRVFPVVFRGWQLLLVVASVIGLTVRARLSPEVAMAETTRAPSETDGDAEPAVRRVGDDSAPLDSEANETSDGEGDAP, via the coding sequence GTGCCATCGACGGTCGTCCACGTCGCCTTCGGGCTCCTCGTCGCTGCAGCCGTGCTCGGGCCCTACTTCGACCGTCGGGCCCTGCTCGCGGTCGCGGCCGCCGTCGTCTTCGTCGACCTGGACACCGTCACGAGCCTCGCCCTCGAATCGACCCACCGGGCGCTGTTCCACACGGTCCTCATCCCGCTGTTCGCCGCGACCTACCTGTACGCGGAGACGCACCTGGGCGAGCGCTCGCTGGTCCGCGAGCGGTACGGGGACAGAGGCGTGCGGGTGGCGTGGGCCGCCATCGCCGCGGTCGTCGTCTCGGCCATCGGCCTCGACCTCACCAACCCCGCCGGGGTGAACCTCCTCTACCCGCTTCACGACCAGTTCTACGCATTCGACGGGGCCGCCAACTACTCCAGCCAGGCCGGCTTCCAGCAGTCGTTCGTGGAGATCGGGACCGCGACGCCGGAGCCGAGCGGTGGCGGTGGGGGCGGCGCTCGCGTCGACGTGGGCGGGCAGGGCTCGACCCGCGACTACCACGTCGGCAGCGGTATCGACCCGGACAAGGGCCGCGAGCCGAAGGACGTCCGGCGGGTCTTCCCGGTCGTCTTCCGGGGCTGGCAGCTCCTGCTCGTCGTCGCGAGCGTCATCGGCCTGACGGTCCGCGCCCGGCTCTCACCCGAGGTGGCGATGGCCGAGACGACGCGGGCCCCCTCCGAGACGGACGGCGACGCGGAGCCGGCGGTCCGTCGGGTCGGCGACGACAGCGCCCCCCTGGATTCGGAGGCCAACGAGACATCCGACGGCGAGGGGGATGCGCCGTGA
- a CDS encoding O-acetylhomoserine aminocarboxypropyltransferase/cysteine synthase family protein, translated as MNDEQSDANLADLGFGTRCVHAGHEPDPETGASATAIHQTSSYEFPDADTAADLYALDEVDHIYSRISNPTTRKLERRLASLHGGSDALATASGMAALDAATFVLAEAGDNIVSSSSIYGGTHSYLSGTAGRRGIEARFVDTLDPDAYAAAIDEDTAYVHVESVGNPSLVVPPFEAIAEVAHDHGIPLLVDNTFATPALCRPFEHGADLVWESTTKWIHGSGTTVGGVLVEDGSFPWADYPEKYPEVGGPNPSFHGLNFAETFGDGALTMAARQRAVRSVGSQQSPFDAWATLQGLETLSLRMERHCENAALVAEFLADHEDVAWVTYPGLESHETHDNARKYLDGGFGGMIAFGLEGGFEAGKRVCENVDLARFLANIGDARTLLIHPASTTHAQLSEDEQRASGVTPDLVRLSVGIEDPADVVADLEQAIERVSRATDGGARTGAGGD; from the coding sequence ATGAACGACGAGCAGTCGGATGCGAATCTCGCCGACCTCGGCTTCGGCACCCGCTGTGTCCACGCGGGCCACGAGCCCGACCCCGAGACGGGCGCCTCCGCGACGGCTATCCACCAGACCTCCTCCTACGAGTTCCCGGACGCCGACACCGCGGCCGACCTGTACGCGCTGGACGAGGTCGACCACATCTACTCGCGCATCAGCAACCCCACTACGCGCAAGCTGGAGCGCCGTCTCGCATCGCTCCACGGTGGCTCGGACGCGCTCGCCACGGCCAGCGGCATGGCCGCGCTCGACGCCGCCACCTTCGTCCTCGCCGAGGCCGGCGACAACATCGTCTCCTCCTCCTCCATCTACGGCGGCACGCACTCGTACCTCTCTGGGACCGCCGGCCGGCGCGGCATCGAGGCGCGGTTCGTCGACACCCTCGACCCCGACGCGTACGCCGCGGCCATCGACGAGGACACCGCCTACGTCCACGTCGAGAGCGTCGGGAACCCGTCGCTCGTCGTGCCGCCGTTCGAGGCCATCGCCGAGGTCGCCCACGACCACGGCATCCCGCTGCTGGTCGACAACACGTTCGCGACGCCGGCGCTCTGTCGCCCGTTCGAGCACGGCGCGGACCTCGTCTGGGAGTCGACGACGAAGTGGATTCACGGCTCCGGCACCACCGTGGGCGGCGTCCTCGTCGAGGACGGCAGTTTCCCGTGGGCCGACTACCCGGAGAAGTACCCCGAGGTCGGCGGGCCGAACCCGTCGTTCCACGGGCTGAACTTCGCCGAGACGTTCGGCGACGGCGCGCTCACGATGGCCGCGCGCCAGCGCGCCGTGCGCTCGGTCGGGAGCCAGCAGTCCCCGTTCGACGCGTGGGCGACGCTGCAGGGCTTGGAGACGCTCTCGCTCCGGATGGAGCGCCACTGTGAGAACGCCGCCCTCGTCGCCGAGTTCCTCGCCGACCACGAGGACGTGGCGTGGGTCACCTATCCCGGACTGGAATCGCACGAGACACACGACAACGCCCGCAAGTATCTCGACGGCGGCTTCGGCGGGATGATCGCCTTCGGCCTCGAGGGTGGCTTCGAGGCCGGCAAGCGCGTCTGCGAGAACGTGGACCTCGCGCGCTTCCTCGCCAACATCGGCGACGCCCGGACGCTGCTCATTCACCCCGCGTCGACGACGCACGCGCAGTTGAGCGAGGACGAGCAGCGCGCCTCCGGCGTGACGCCGGACCTCGTCCGGCTCTCGGTCGGCATCGAGGACCCCGCCGACGTGGTGGCGGACCTCGAGCAGGCCATCGAGCGCGTCTCGCGCGCGACCGACGGGGGCGCCCGGACGGGCGCGGGGGGGGACTGA
- a CDS encoding metal-dependent hydrolase produces the protein MPPTVVHAALGVILAAAALGAAFDRRAAVVAGAAGAAPDLDALLGLLAVPGGLPVPESTHGAVLHTLFIPGLAAAVLYADARRDRLVAERLGAAGVRLAWVAVVVYAAAGIGLDLLNVATANPFWPLHDQFYAFVGSIVFSNQELFAQSYVQFGTEGYAVYVGQQGGTAEFFIPSPFNPVRGPNGNSERIVDIVESGWQLLVLAAAPLVGWLAAHSDAASRTTASPADGGGSEAASSSEADPVPTDD, from the coding sequence ATGCCACCGACGGTCGTCCACGCGGCGCTCGGGGTGATTCTCGCGGCCGCAGCGCTCGGTGCCGCGTTCGACCGGCGGGCCGCCGTCGTCGCGGGAGCGGCCGGTGCTGCGCCGGACCTCGACGCCCTCCTCGGGTTGCTCGCGGTACCTGGCGGGCTCCCCGTCCCCGAGAGTACCCACGGGGCCGTCCTGCACACGCTGTTCATCCCCGGGCTCGCGGCGGCCGTCCTCTACGCCGACGCGCGGCGGGACCGGCTCGTGGCCGAGCGTCTCGGCGCCGCCGGCGTGCGGCTGGCGTGGGTCGCGGTCGTCGTCTACGCCGCCGCCGGCATCGGCCTCGACCTCCTGAACGTCGCGACGGCCAACCCGTTCTGGCCGCTCCACGACCAGTTCTACGCGTTCGTCGGGAGCATCGTGTTCTCCAATCAGGAGCTGTTCGCCCAGTCGTACGTCCAGTTCGGGACGGAGGGGTACGCCGTCTACGTCGGGCAGCAGGGCGGGACGGCCGAATTCTTCATCCCCTCGCCATTCAACCCGGTTCGCGGGCCGAACGGGAACTCCGAGCGTATCGTCGATATCGTCGAGTCGGGCTGGCAACTGCTCGTGCTCGCCGCGGCGCCGCTCGTCGGCTGGCTGGCCGCCCACTCCGACGCGGCCAGCCGGACCACCGCATCGCCGGCCGACGGCGGGGGGAGCGAGGCTGCGAGTAGCTCGGAAGCCGACCCCGTCCCGACGGACGACTGA
- the serB gene encoding phosphoserine phosphatase SerB, which produces MLIAFDFDGTLSDSEMTVLLGGEQGVAEEMADITERAMNDEMSYAESLRSRAELLRGLEEKKADRAFGRVELRPGAAEVIDALRDAGHTVAILTGGFERGVARALDDAGTDVDTVVANRLPIRNGKLTGDVEGPLIEGTKDEALEDLADEVGVEMTDTVAVGDGANDLPMLEVAGLAVGYEPKPAVEPHCDVVVESMAELQELLTERGVL; this is translated from the coding sequence ATGCTCATCGCGTTCGACTTCGACGGGACGCTCAGCGACTCCGAGATGACCGTGCTACTGGGGGGCGAGCAGGGCGTAGCCGAGGAGATGGCCGACATCACCGAGCGGGCGATGAACGACGAGATGTCCTACGCCGAGAGCCTGCGCTCGCGGGCGGAACTGCTGCGGGGGCTGGAAGAGAAGAAGGCCGACCGCGCGTTCGGCCGGGTGGAACTGCGCCCGGGCGCCGCCGAGGTCATCGACGCGCTCCGTGACGCCGGCCACACGGTCGCCATCCTCACCGGCGGGTTCGAGCGCGGCGTCGCCCGCGCGCTCGACGACGCCGGCACGGACGTGGACACGGTGGTCGCCAACCGGCTCCCCATCCGGAACGGCAAGCTGACCGGCGACGTCGAGGGGCCGCTCATCGAGGGCACCAAGGACGAGGCGCTGGAGGACCTCGCCGACGAGGTGGGCGTCGAGATGACCGACACGGTCGCCGTCGGCGACGGGGCGAACGACCTGCCGATGCTGGAGGTGGCAGGCCTCGCCGTGGGGTACGAACCGAAGCCGGCCGTCGAACCCCACTGCGACGTTGTCGTCGAGTCGATGGCCGAGCTACAGGAGCTGCTGACCGAGCGCGGCGTCCTCTGA
- the metX gene encoding homoserine O-acetyltransferase MetX: MEGVPHEADTVSVGEFTFECGEAIEDLELSYEAYGEFTGDNAVLVCHALTGSAHVAGRRRRSGGPDTAGQARAWWDDIVGAGKAVDTTSYYVVCVNVPGSCYGSSGPETRDEDGEHWGTRFPPVTVGDWTRAQRRLLDHIGVPNLHAVVGGSVGGMNALDWAKRHPDHVDRVIPVATAARLDPQIVALDGIARRAITSDPAWQGGDYYGEGPRPENGLAIARQIGHVTYLSKSSMSDKFGRRSASRDAARDTFPVDPAADFFPYRDVESYLDYQGEKFAERFDPNSYLYLSRAMDNYDLASGYESDADALAAFDGEAMVVSFTGDWHFTVEQGEELAAAFRTAGARTAHHVIESDHGHDAFLVEPDRVGPPLADFLADGVRGKSVTDTRDDDERESEFAPVHTSLFSD, from the coding sequence ATGGAGGGTGTCCCCCACGAGGCCGATACGGTCTCGGTCGGCGAGTTCACCTTCGAGTGTGGTGAGGCCATCGAGGACCTCGAACTCTCGTACGAGGCGTACGGGGAGTTCACCGGCGACAACGCCGTCCTCGTCTGCCACGCGCTCACCGGGAGCGCCCATGTCGCGGGACGGCGCCGCCGGAGCGGCGGCCCCGACACGGCTGGCCAGGCACGGGCCTGGTGGGACGACATCGTCGGCGCTGGCAAGGCCGTCGACACCACCTCCTACTACGTCGTCTGTGTGAACGTCCCGGGCTCCTGTTACGGTTCGTCGGGCCCGGAGACGAGAGACGAGGACGGCGAGCACTGGGGGACGCGCTTCCCGCCGGTCACGGTCGGGGACTGGACCCGCGCGCAGCGCCGCCTCCTCGACCACATCGGCGTCCCGAACCTGCACGCCGTCGTCGGCGGCTCCGTCGGCGGGATGAACGCGCTGGACTGGGCGAAGCGCCACCCCGACCACGTCGACCGCGTCATCCCCGTGGCGACGGCTGCTCGTCTCGACCCACAGATTGTCGCGCTCGACGGTATCGCCCGCCGCGCCATCACCTCCGACCCGGCGTGGCAGGGCGGCGACTACTACGGCGAGGGCCCGCGCCCGGAGAACGGGCTGGCCATCGCCCGGCAGATCGGACACGTCACCTACCTCTCGAAGTCGTCGATGAGCGACAAGTTCGGCCGCCGCTCGGCCTCCAGGGACGCCGCCCGCGATACGTTCCCGGTCGACCCCGCGGCCGACTTCTTCCCCTACCGGGACGTGGAGTCGTACCTGGACTACCAGGGCGAGAAGTTCGCCGAGCGGTTCGACCCCAACTCGTATCTCTACCTCTCGCGGGCGATGGACAACTACGACCTGGCGTCGGGCTACGAGTCCGATGCCGACGCGCTCGCCGCGTTCGACGGCGAGGCGATGGTCGTCTCCTTCACCGGCGACTGGCACTTCACCGTCGAGCAGGGCGAGGAACTGGCGGCGGCGTTCCGGACTGCGGGCGCACGCACTGCCCACCACGTCATCGAGAGCGACCACGGCCACGACGCCTTCCTCGTCGAGCCGGACCGCGTGGGGCCGCCGCTCGCCGATTTCCTGGCCGACGGCGTTCGCGGCAAGTCCGTCACGGACACCCGCGACGACGACGAGCGCGAGAGCGAGTTCGCGCCGGTCCATACGAGCCTGTTCTCTGACTGA
- a CDS encoding GNAT family N-acetyltransferase, whose product MTSPTAGPDPDPTVRPYDPDHDAEALWAGKRSFELGLGEAGNTEKEAAYAEKLTADYRTDWLNWVRRCVETDPGCVLVAVPAREVTDGPPLAGYAFLLPERLAFVWDAAVLNELWVAPRNRGTGLADELFEGVLAHAREQTLPLDRLLLDVDTENERARAFYERHGFTGWGELVARDL is encoded by the coding sequence GTGACCAGCCCCACCGCGGGGCCGGACCCGGACCCGACCGTCCGGCCGTACGACCCGGACCACGATGCCGAGGCGTTGTGGGCCGGCAAGCGGTCGTTCGAACTCGGGCTCGGGGAGGCAGGGAACACCGAGAAGGAAGCTGCGTACGCCGAGAAGCTCACCGCGGACTACCGCACGGACTGGCTCAACTGGGTCCGGCGCTGCGTCGAGACTGACCCCGGCTGCGTGCTGGTCGCGGTCCCGGCGCGCGAGGTCACGGACGGGCCGCCGCTCGCGGGCTACGCGTTCCTGCTCCCCGAGCGACTGGCGTTCGTCTGGGACGCGGCCGTCCTGAACGAGCTGTGGGTCGCCCCGCGCAACCGTGGGACTGGACTCGCGGACGAGCTGTTCGAGGGGGTGCTGGCCCACGCCCGCGAGCAGACCCTGCCGCTGGACCGGCTCCTGCTGGACGTGGACACGGAGAACGAGCGGGCCCGCGCCTTCTACGAACGCCACGGCTTCACCGGGTGGGGCGAACTCGTGGCGCGTGACCTCTGA